A stretch of the Eretmochelys imbricata isolate rEreImb1 chromosome 15, rEreImb1.hap1, whole genome shotgun sequence genome encodes the following:
- the SNAP29 gene encoding synaptosomal-associated protein 29 encodes MSSYTKNYNPFDDDDEGLKPVKWNNGNDIFDDPTDRQHREATNKQRYLQQEVLRRAQATEDSTNRSLSLIYESEQIGVATSEELVRQGEALKRTERMVDKMDQDLKISQRHINSIKSVFGGFVNYFKSKPPETKPEQNGAPEYQGNSRLKEAMVFSKEQESRYQESHPNLRKLRNSDYDFSGTNSESSVQPDVYPKNQHLRAYHQKIDSNLDDMSSGLGRLKNLALGLQTEIDEQDDILDRLTGKVDKLDVNITSTERKVRQL; translated from the exons ATGTCATCTTACACAAAAAACTATAATccctttgatgatgatgatgaaggtTTGAAGCCAGTCAAGTGGAACAATGGAAATGATATCTTTGATGACCCTACTGACAGGCAACATAGGGAGGCTACAAATAAACAGAGGTATCTTCAGCAGGAAGTTCTGAGGCGGGCTCAGGCCACAGAGGACAGCACTAATAGATCTCTTTCCCTCATTTATGAATCTGAGCAAATTGGAGTAGCCACATCAGAG GAACTTGTACGTCAGGGTGAGGCACTAAAGCGCACTGAACGAATGGTGGATAAAATGGACCAGGATTTAAAGATTAGTCAAAGACACATAAACAGCATTAAGAGTGTCTTCGGTGGTTTTGTAAACTACTTCAAATCGAAACCTCCAGAGACCAAGCCTGAGCAGAATGGAGCCCCTGAGTATCAAGGAAACAGCAG aTTAAAAGAAGCCATGGTCTTTAGTAAAGAACAGGAATCAAGGTACCAGGAGAGTCATCCAAATTTAAGGAAGCTGCGTAATTCTG ACtatgatttcagtggaaccaaTTCAGAATCTTCTGTCCAACCCGATGTTTATCCAAAGAATCAACATCTCCGAGCTTACCACCAGAAAATTGACAGCAACTTAG ATGACATGTCTTCTGGGCTTGGCCGTCTGAAAAACCTGGCTCTGGGTCTGCAGACAGAAATTGATGAGCAGGATGACATTCTTGACCGGCTAACCGGAAAAGTAGACAAACTGGATGTCAATATTACAAGCACTGAAAGAAAAGTCCGACAACTGTAA